A window of the Zhongshania aliphaticivorans genome harbors these coding sequences:
- the rplK gene encoding 50S ribosomal protein L11 has translation MAKKVQAYIKLQVAAGAANPSPPVGPALGQHGVNIMEFCKAFNAQTQSLESGMPIPVVITVYSDRSFTFTTKTPPASFLLKKAAGVKSGSGTPNSKKVGKVTRAQLEEIATIKMADLTASDMDAAVRTIAGSARAAGIEVEGV, from the coding sequence ATGGCTAAGAAAGTACAAGCTTATATTAAGCTACAAGTTGCTGCTGGTGCAGCAAACCCAAGTCCACCGGTTGGTCCTGCATTGGGTCAGCATGGTGTGAATATCATGGAATTCTGTAAAGCATTCAACGCTCAGACGCAGAGTCTTGAGAGTGGTATGCCAATTCCTGTTGTTATCACAGTGTACTCTGATCGCAGTTTCACTTTTACTACCAAAACACCTCCTGCGTCTTTCTTATTGAAAAAAGCAGCGGGCGTGAAAAGTGGTTCAGGCACGCCTAACTCAAAGAAAGTGGGTAAGGTAACTCGTGCGCAACTAGAAGAAATTGCAACTATTAAAATGGCTGACCTCACTGCATCTGACATGGACGCCGCTGTGCGCACCATCGCCGGTAGTGCTCGTGCCGCTGGTATCGAAGTGGAGGGTGTGTAA